In the Bos mutus isolate GX-2022 chromosome 15, NWIPB_WYAK_1.1, whole genome shotgun sequence genome, TCGAGTCTTGAGAGTTCCCCAAAGACTTGGtttgaaagaaaagggaaggagatcCTCTGCTTTAAAAGTCAGAAAAACTACTGTTACGCATATGCAAGTTCCCTCAGCTTCATTAAGTAAGTGTTCAGAAAGTCTTTCTGATAACTTCTGAATTTGGAGCCCGAGAACCTTTTCTTTTCTGGACTCTTGCCACATACTATCTAGTGTCTAAGTAGTATCACCAGGAAATTCTCAAACTCTGCTGCAGTATTCCTCTGGTTTCAACTGCCACATGACTCGACCACACCTCATTGGATTGCTTTCTATCTGCCTAACACTGCTTTACCGAAAGGTTGGATTTAGAGGCTTCTTGTAACTATAGAAACtgtagtatatatttttatatatataaattatatatatttttgtatatgtgtatataaattatatatattttatacatgtatatataaattatataatgggcttctctggtagctcagctggtaaagaatctgcctgcaatgtgggagacaagggttccatccctgggttgagaagatccctggagaaagaaatggttacccactccagaattcttgcctggagaattccatggagagaggaggctggaagactacagtccatggggtcacaaagagtcagacacaactgactaacactcatgttattcataatagcaataataataatgaccaataattcaaatgttttataattttacatttatttccatacctcttcagttcagttcagttcagttcagttgctcaattgtgtcagactctttgcgaccccatggactacagcatgccaagtttccttgtccatcaccaactcctggagcttgctcaaactcatgtccattgagttggtaatgccatccaaccatctcatccactgtcatcccttttccttcctgccttcaatccttcccagcattagagtcttttccaatgagtcagttcttctcatcaggtgactgagtatggagcttcagcttcagcatcagtccttccaatgaacacccaggactgatttcctttacaattgactggcttgatctccttgcagtccaagggactctcaagagtcttctccaactccacagtttaaaagcatcaattcttcgtcactcagctttctttatggtccaactctcacatccttacattactactggaaaaaccatagctttgactagatagacctttcttggcaaagtaatgtctctgctttttaatatgctgactaggttagtcatagcttttcttccaaggagaaagcatattataatttcatggctgcagtcaccatctgcagtgattttggagtccaagaaaataaagtctgtcattgtttccccatctacttgccaggaagtgatggggctggatgccatgatcttcattgtttgaatgttaagttttaagccagttttttcactctcttctttcattttcatcaagaggctctttagtttctctttgctttctgttataagggtggtttcatccgtatatctgaggttattgatatttctcctggcagtgttgattccagcttatgcttcatccagcctggcatttcgcatgatgtactctgcatgtaagttaaataagcagggtgacaatatacagccttgacatactcctttcccaatttggaaccaatccattattccatgtctggttctaactgtagcttcttgatctgtatatagatttctcaggaggcaggtaaggtggcctggtattcccatctctttaagaatttcccaccatttgctgtgatccacacagtcaaacactttggcttagtcaatatgtagatgtttctctggagctctcttgctttttctctccaatggatgttggaaatttgatctctggttcctctgacttttctaaacccagcttgaacacttggaagttcttggttcacgtactgttgaagcctgacttagagaatttttagcattactttactagtgtgtgagatgagtgcaattgttcagtggtttgaacattctttggcattgcctttctttgggattggaatgataagtgaccatttccagtccgatggccactgctgagatttccaaatttgctggcatattgagtgcagcactttaatagtatcatcttttaagatttgaaacagctcaactcggattccatcacctccactagctttgtttgtagtgatgcttcctaaggtccatttgactttgcattccagaatgtctggctctaggtgagtgatcacaccaccacaCCATATCTCTTACCAGCTAATAATTTAAAACACTGTTAAAAGGATTTTtacaaataccaaaaaagataGTGATGAGTTTAATCCATGATGGAATCTCTAAGAATTTCATGACAAAAAACTCCATTAACTTTTTAAGATATTAGTGCACATGgacatgttcagttgctcagtcttcagactctttgcaaacttatggactatagcttgccaggctcctctgtccatgggattctccaggcaagaacactgggaagggaagaagggaagggaagggaagattcccttctccaggggatcttgccaacccaggaattaaacttgggtctccccattgcaggcagattctttaccatctatttACTGTTATTTTGTGGGTACTAGATAATGTAATGTGAATATAGCAATGAATACCTTTTGGTTTGTGGCTTAAAGAAGTGTACAGTTTGCAGGCAAGGGCACATATAAAGATAACTGTGACACAAAACCATTATTATaataagagtattttaaaatccTGGTGAAATACAGGGAAAGAGTAATTAGTTATATCCAGTTAGGGGTTGGGAATGATCAGAAAAAGTTTTATTAGGAACTTGACATTAGACTTTGGGTTAAAAAGTAAGTATTTATATGGTTTACATGTGTTTCACCTAAGGCATTTGATGAACTTTTTATGAGACCTTTGTTACTATTTTAAAGAGATGTATTCCAGATGAGAGTACATATAACTCTGTTTATTTATACCCAATAATGTCCAAAATGATTTAAGTTCGCTGATAAAAATATAAGGTAGCTTTGCTATTTGTCTAAAGAGTAAAGAACAAAAATTAGTTTCAAACCATTTGGGAATAAGCCTTAAGTTACATGCCTTAGAGTCTTGGCTCTGTCCtaagaaatattttgattaaatatGTGAGGGAACCAGACTTTAATGGCACACTGAGTAATGCAATGCTGTTAAAATGGAGTAAAGCCTTAAAAATGTCTTCTCAgtacacagcaaaaataaaaataaacaaaacaaatataacttGGAAGATAAAATCTAATGTATCAGttaggatacacacacacacacacacacacacacaggccttaTATGACTATTGGTTCAACTAGAGATCCAATAGTATCATCAAACTGCTTTGAAAATAGTTAAACCTTAGGCTACATTAATTGTTAAGCACTTAGAGTtaagcaatggcaaaccactccagtactcttgcctggaaaatcccatggacagaggagcctggtaggctgcagtccatgggttgctaagagtcggatatgactgagcgacttcactttcacttttcactttcatgcattggagaaggaaatggcaacccactctagtgttcttgcctggagaatcccagggacacaggagcctggtgggcttccgtctatggggtcgcacagagtcagacacgactgcagtaaCTTAGCATAGGTTAAGCATTCTGCTAGTTGCAAAAGATACAGTGATGAATGAATACATTTGTCCTCATGAtgttaataattatataacaaaacagatgcacacatacacaattaTAAAGATGCTCTAATAGCAGTTTACATCAAgtgttgaaagaataaaagaataatccCTTGATCTGGCCAAGGGAGGACAGGGAAACTTCACAAAGAAAATTATGTGTCCACTGAGACTTGCAAAATTAGCAGAAAGTTATACATGGTTGTGAGAAGAGGTTCCCAGAGTAGAGAGCCACAGGCACAAAGGCAAGGAGGGGTGAGAGAGCACCATGTGTGCACAGAACAGAAAGTATTTTGGTGTGATTAGAGCATCAGCTCTGTAGGGGATTTCAAACTGGAAAAATaagcagaaatcaaagaaaaagaccTTTTAAGAATTTTACTTATTCCAAGAACAGTATGGAGTGACTGAAAGACAGTTAGCAAGTAAAGAACCTTGTTTGAGCCACTGTCAGATCACATCCAAGTCAAGAATGGATCGAAGAGAATGAGATAGAGTCGGATTCCTAGAAGATTCTAGGCCAAAGGAAATAAGAGCCAAAACCTAAAGCCATGGTGATAGAGATGGAGAAGGTGATGTTGAATCAgtgtttaagaagaaaaataatcaagtTTGGGGGAtgaattaagaatttttaagCCAGTTCCTGGGGACACAGCCAGGTGGCATCATTTCCTGAAATGAGGTAGATgaaagtggggaggagaggatgacgGAGGTTGGGCAGGAGGGAGATATGACTCATCAATGATGTATGCAGTCTTTTGTGTCTAAATTCCTTATAAATGTGGCTCACTGTGCCTACACACTGCCTGTATAGGTATTTCCCTAATTATTTTCATATCTTCTTCATTCttcaattaataataaattacTGCGTATCTGCCTTGCAAAGTGTTgggataaaaagttaaataacacaATTTCTGCTCTCAAGGAATATACCCCCTAGAATATGAGATGGAGACATATATTCATGATTATTCTAAGAAAAGGATTGTGAAAGTGGTATTTCAGGTCTCCAGAGGTGCTAACACCTTGAAATATTCTGCCCTTCTAGAAGTAATCttgcttcttttctcctttgctaccATCCTATGCTGAGCACTCGAGCTTAGTCTCACCTGTGAGTTCAGATTCATTTCCGTTCTCAGAGAGGGGCTGAAAGTTCCACCTAACAGGCAAACCCATGGTTTGCAGTCAGATGCCAAAGCTTGCTGGCTGCCTAACTTTAGGAAAATGAcgcccttctctgggcctcagattcCTTGGATGTAAAGTGAAGCTAGTAATAGTCCCTACATCTTCTGGTAGTTTTGAAACAACCACAACACTTGCAAACACTCGGAGTGCTGTCTAGTACTGACTTGGTGCttgataaatgttcatttttactatgaaaataaataagattcaAAAAGTTTCTACAAAGTAAGTAAGTGATGCCCAgcttgagatttttaaaatgaataggaatcaggaaaaaaaaaaaaaaactttaaaagactcTTTCTCACTATTTTTGCTCTTtacctccctctttctttcaccACCTTGACTTCATGCCTTGCACCTGCTCAGGACTTTACTCAAAAATCATCTTCTCAGTGAGACCTTCTGTGACACACCCCACACCCTAAATCCTGTCTTCTCCACTGCTTTATTCTTCTCATCATCTAACATAATAGACATTCTGTTCATATAACTTAATATAACTCACATTTCCTGTTAAAAAGTGAGTTATATGAGGGTGGagattttgtttgctttatttactAGTATATTATCTTCAATATCTagagcagtgtctggcacactaaagataatatttattgaataaattatttttttctcttagggATTGAAAATAAAAGGCTACAGTGATTTGGGGCAATAGATTATATAAGAAGTAGGTTTTAGAAGGTAGATCTAGCTTTAAATCATCATAATTGTAATGATTAGCATTCACTGAGTGTGTATTGTAGGCCAGTCACCATGCTACATGCTTTagatttattccttcatttaagTTTATAGTCATTGAAAAAACTTTCAGGGTTCCAATTTTGAAGCTTAGTTATTGATACAATGGTGAAACCTTCTGATTCTTTTTCACAGGATTTAACATTATTAGTCACACTTGCATATTTGATTTGGTCTTTATTAATGTGtaaaatttgtttcatatttCCTGAGAGTCAAGACCCAAGATAACCAGTAGAAGCTGATGAAAGGGTTCATTCATAACATACCTGGCTGCTCTCTATGGTCTGACAGTATTTTGAGTCTATCTTCTCTTTGTCTGATCACATATAGCCACATGCAGGGTATTTAGTCCTGtgatcaagagaagccacagttCCTATATTATTCATCTTCTTGTTTAAACTACAATTGTCCAAGTTTAGAAATGTCTGAGTTTAGAATTGATTGAGTTTAGAAATGATTCTTCCAGTATACTGAACTCTTCCCATGTATGAGCTGCTCCAAACTGGGACACATTCAGGTTTCCTCCTCAGGGATCATTGGTAATGGCTGACTCACTTTCCTtgactttctccttccctctttcatttTGCAGAAAACACACCCTCGCCATCTTTCTGTGCATTAAGACCCTTCTCTTCAGAAATGGTTGGCCTGGCTTCTTTTTCAGCACTACTGACTGTTGAAGACAGATAGGATAGAAGCACAAAAATGAAGCTGTGTCTTTGACCATCCTCTATTGAGCAAAGAAAAATTAGGACATCTATAGATATATATGGTATGCCTCAGTTCAGTCTGAAAAAAAAGTTGGCATTCTTCAAAAAAACAAGTGACTCCCATAATCAGACTTGTTTTTACCATTGGAAAGTATAGCTGTTTGAGCTTCAACAATAATAACAAGAGGATGAAGAATGAGGCCATGGGAATTTCCCTTTCTAAGGGTGTAATAAAGTCTAAATAACATATGGAGACTGCCACCTTCCTGGGGTGTGAATCTCCAGTGAAATCCTGAGCAGAGGAATGATGCAGGGAAACTGGACAGTTGTCAATGAGTTTGTTCTTGTGAGCTTCTCATCCCTGTCCTCTCAGCTACAAGCTCtgttgtttctcctttttttgaCCATTTACCTTGTTACCCTGATGGGAAATGTCCTCATAATCCTGGTTACTACAGCTGACTCTGCCCTCCAAAGTCCTATGTACTTCTTCCTCAGGAACTTGTCTTTCCTGGAGATAGGTTTCAACTTGGTTATTGTGCCCAAGATGCTGGGGACCCTGATCATCCAGGACACAACCATCTCCTTCCTTGGCTGTGCTACCCAGAtgtacttcttcttcttcttcggAGCTGCTGAGTGCTGCCTTCTGGCCACCATGGcgtatgaccgctatgtggccatctgtgaCCCTTTGCGCTACCCAATCATCATGGGTCGCAGGGCCTGTGGCCAGCTGGCAGCTGCCTCCTGGTTCTCAGGATTCCCAGTGGCTACTGTGCAAACCACATGGATTTTCAGCTTCCCTTTTTGTGGCCCCAACAGGGTGaaccacttcttctgtgacaGCCCCCCTGTCATCGCACTGGTCTGTGCTGATACCTCTCTGTTTGAACTGGAAGCTCTAACAGCTACTGTCCTATTCATCCTCTTCCCTTTCTTGTTGATCCTGGGATCCTATGTCCGCATCCTCTCCACTATCTTCGGGATGCCCTCAGCCGAGGGGAAGCGcaaggccttctccacctgctcctcccaccttctGGTTGTCTCCCTCTTCTACAGCACTGCCATCCTCACATACTTCCGACCCCGGTCCAGCAACTCTCCTGAGAGCAAGAAGCTGTTGTCGCTCTCCTACACGGTGGTGACTCCCATGTTGAACCCCATCATCTACAGCTTGAGGAATAGTGAAGTAAAGGCTGCACTAAGGCGGGCCATCCGCAGGACCTTGGGCTTTCGGAAACTATGACTTAGATGGAAACTGAGGGGTTAGAACACAtagacaaaggaaagaaaagcaaggtCCCCAAATATGCCTTTGGTCTCTATTCTTTCCAAGAGCCACGGTATACACACTGGGACTTTGGACTTTTCCATTGGGATCCATTAATGAATGAAAGAACATGCGTGATGCAATAAAGAACTTCCGTAGGTCCAGTATTCTCTGGGACTAGGGTACCGATGTCTCTGAGGATGCTATATTGGTTTACACAGATTAGCAGTCTGGTGGTTGACAACTTCATTACTTTTTGTCATTTCTTATTTGCTTTAACTTTTCTTGAACTTCTTCatgtcattttataattttctgctatattttcttttgtacatCCAAGAATTCCACCAGTAACTTTCAAAGATCTTTCTGTTTAGGGGATAAATTAATGATAATTGTGATAATAAACAGTAGAGTTTGcttcattctttcactttttttttcaaaatctttgggtttaaaatcaaactttcaaaaatttAAGAACTCAAAATGTCAACAGATTTTTATTCAGCATATGTCAGACCTTATTTAGACCCTGAAGACACATGGGTGAATAAAACAAATTTCTTCCCTCATGGAATTTATATTCTAGTGAGAacgagagaaaataaaatgatactttAAATCCTCCATTTGCTTGTAAAGTACCCATGTTTAGAAGGGTATGATTTCAGGACTTCCTCTGCTACCATAATTGGTCTGTGCCTCATATGGGGAAAACTAATTCACTACATGGAAAACTGCCTTAATCTCAAACTATCCACCTTGGATATGGGAGTTGCTTGACAGAAAGGGTGTAAAAGAATCCCAAGTTAAGTAGATGTGGACAGATTATGGGAAACTACTGTGGATAACCCAAAGATtttttgtttctagatttttgGGGGGTAATGTCATTATGATTGGATGGAATCAACTGTCCTTCTTAAGCTTGCATATCCCTCAGCAAATTTTGCTGCCCCTTTATGACTTTGTCAGTGAACATAGTTCACTTCTAGACTCTTGGCAAAGAGCAGACTTGGGACATGGGCATGGTAGCTTTGTGTAAAGTATTCATAAGAATTTATTGATAATTCATTGatatatttattgatataaaatgggaatgtttctcaggtgatttttttaaaagactgaccAGAAGGAAGCAGAGCATCCTTCCTGATACTCCATGAATTATTGTCTTTCTTCCTCTACAAAGGGAGTGCTGGATAAAGGATGGAGCGCGGGTCCACAGACAAGTACCAAGGATGAAAGTTACCATATTCCAGTCTTGCAGAGGCACCTACTCAGCCAGTCTTAGAAGTAAACAACCAGGAGGTTCTCGGTGTCAGTGGAAAACTCCAAACCTGCATGGGAAATTCCTTATGACTACTTTCCTCAGAGCTCCCTTCACATCCttgttcctcaggctgtagatgAGGGGATTAAGCATGGGGGTCACCATTGCATAGAACACAGATACCagctttttctgttctttgtaaGACTTTGGTGTCATGTAGGTGATAATTCCTGACCCATAAAAAAGGATGACCACCATGAGATGGGAGCCACAGGTTGAGAATGCCTTGAGCTTGCCCTCAGCTGACCTCATCCTGACCACAGTCACTATGATATGGCCATAAGACACCAGGATTAGAGAAACCGGTATGAGGAGAATCACAACCCCCATGAGGAAAATGGCCATCTCTGAAGTGTGGGTGTCTGTGGATGCCAGGATCAATATTGAAGGGGCCTCACAAAAGAAATGAGCAACATTATTGCTGCCTTGGTAGGGCAGCCTTAGTGTGAAGGTGGTGTCCACCGCAGACACCAGAATGCCACTGGTCCATGATCCTACAGCCAGCTGGATGCACACCCTCCAAGTCATGGTGCTAGGGTAATGCAGAGGGTTGCAGATAGCCACATATCGATCACAGGACATCACCGCCAAAAGGGCACACTGGGTACACCCAAAAATGAGGAAGAGTAGAAGCTGAGCTGCACAACGTGTGAATGAAATCACTTTCTTTCTGGATAGCAGGTGGACTAGGGCTTGAGGAACAATGTTGGTAGAGAAACAGAGGTCAGCCAGAGATAAattgcagagaaaaaaatacatgggtGTGTGAAGCTGAGAGTCAACCTGAATAAGGAACATGAGAAGCAGATTTCCAAGCACAGTGACCAGGTAGACACCTAGGAATAAGGTGAAAAGCAGTTTCTGGGTGTGTTGGTCATCAGAGAGTCCCAGAAGGAGGAATTCTGTCACCTGCGTTTGATTGGTCTGTCTCATGGTTTTATCAGTGTGAAGTCACTATACAGTATATATAGGTGGGTATAGCCTATACGATTATACAATTCAGAACTGGAAGGCTTAGAAATTGCCCCAAGTCATACCAACTATTTTAAGAATTCCCTTTATTAGGCTGTTAGAAGATGACTATACTGCTTTTTTGGAATGTTTTCAATGTTGCAAAATTTAATACTTCATAAGAAGGTACATTCATTTCTAGTGTCATCTGACAAGCATATGATAGATCAAAAGAatcatcttcatcatcttctCTATCTGAACATCATACTTGTAATGATAAAAACAATAGGTTGAATTCACCTGTAAAGTCGtgaaatttaatttctctttattatcAGCAAAAATATGTGAGTCTTATTTTGCTCTTGTGACACCTCCCCCATCTCATGATGGTGTagatattttttttagtttttcaaacaCTCAAATCTTCCTATTGTTTCTtccctgaaaaacaaaacaaaacagtcacCCACCAAGGTATAAGTAAAAGAACCAAAGTACCTtgtagaattgatttttttttcttggacaaAATAGCCTATTTTGAAAGAGCTAGGAAACCAAGGGATAACTCTGCACGGTGTGCTATAATCTTTCTGACAGTCCTGTCCCCCACTTCAACTGGAGCTCCTGAATATAAATCTTAGCCATCAATGAACTTTCAAAACACCATTATaacataatttccattttaagcCAGCACCCTGTCTGGTTTTGTTCAGACTAAACAGCACTAATCTACCACTTCCAGCCCATCATCTCTTGCTTATTATTGCATTATCGTCTGTCTTGCATTATCTGTCTACTCTTCTCAGAGACTAAAAACTCCTTTGATAACTGTGtctatgttttttcatttttgtgttcttTAAAAGACATAGCATAGGACTGTATTCAATAAATTATGTTTcatgaagtaaataaaaataatttgaccgCATAGTTTTTAGTCGAGTTGTTTAGAAAGCCTAGAGAGACTTACAATAATGTGggaacaataataaaattttttgtgGAGCTGttgcaaaaaagaaaggaaagaaatttactGAAGACTAAACTTTAGAAGCCTATGCAAGTTTCGGTCTACAAGTCCTTTATGTGTTTGGTAAAGGTgattcaaagtatttttaaaaatatatcacattaaaaataaatttaaaaatacatgcatcaAATAGAATGCATAAGATTACCAAGGAAACAGTTACCAAAatagttttgggggaaaaaaactatgtGATATAATAATACTTGTGGCTCTTTAACACATTAAAACTTAGGCAGATCTAATAATCACCTTAGTTTCAAAATGATGAGCTTAAATAAGATTTTGAGGTAACTTCAACAActgcaatattattttaaaatagttccaATTTCTGTTGGTGATAAAGTCATGGATACTGCTACATCCAAACAAGAAAGAAATTTCAgttaaagtaaaacaaagaagTAGCATTTATATCTAAATTGAAGAACCCTCATGGAATTGAATTTCAAGTTAGGAAGTTATGGGCTAAAGGAATTCCCAGGAGTTTTCTCAAAAAGTCATAATTACATTCTATGTTATCAGATAATGTCTTAGGTTTCTGGATGGTTCTAGATGGGTCAATATGATGAAAGATTTCAATTCAACATTGAAATAATAAGTGaacaaataaacattaataagAACAATCTCATCTCTGCTTGATTTATGGCTTCCTTATCCGACCCCAAGTCACTTTTCTAGCTATTTTTCCTGCCACATACCAGGATACCCAGGACACTGTTGGTTTTTTTAAACCTCATTTGGATTTTGCTCAGTGTAGTCTCTCTATTAACAGGCAAGCACATGCTTAGTAAAGGGGATACAGATAGAAGACCCAAAGCAGAGGCCCTCAGAGGGATAACATTGTTTTCTCTAGTGCATTCAACACTCGTGGTTTAATGAATTGCAATATTCAATTACCTGATTTCAAGCATTATTGGCCTAAAGGGAAATATAGTCTTAGTAAAGGGGATAAAACAGATAGAAAGACTATGTTAAGATAGCAGAGGCCCTCAGATAGGAGGGACCAAACTATAGCCGTGTTTCATCTCTAGTGCCATAGTCATCCCTAGAACATAGATTCACAGcatagttcactcagactcacattcgaatgaatgaatgcactgggccaatccctcccagcattagtcttTGTATCACCTAACAATTCCTTTAGCATCATCAAACTGATATAGACttgtctttgcagtccaaagggaatATAGTCTGTTGTCAAAACagctgatataaaaataaattttgagaacACAAGCTATGTTAAGATAGATACTTTTAGAATTATCACCcatttagtgattttggagcccagaaaataaagtattaCTGTTTCATAGGTTCATCTATTTTAGTCTCCAGGATATGAGTTCAGTTTGGCCAACTTTTTCCTTTAGACACTTTTAAGgctttttctctgacttaacACATCCTTCCCATCCTCCCAGAATAGAAATTAGTGCAACTGTATCAATCATGTGACTAGATCTCAGGGAAAATTAAATGGTAAGCAAATATCTTTGTGTTTtgatgcaaagaagtagagagCATAGAACTAAACACTTGTTGCAAAGTTCAAAGTGATGCCTACAATCAGTGGTTAACTTATTGAATGGGCAGTTACAGGATATTGGTAATTTCTATGCCTTCTTCATCTGCTACAGATTTTTCAAGATCCCGTttgggaaaaaatattattttggaacattttcttttctgaccCACACATTTTCCCCACTCCTCATTCCCAGCCACTCCCAACAAAAcagatatagacacacacacaaatacacacattctCAAACATCTAGTCTATCCTAGATACATAAGTGTACCTATAGCATCATAACTCTTAATGaattatattgaaattattttctttctctgagactGTAAAATGTTTGGGGGCAGGGAGCTCAACTAAGTCATCCTTATTTAGAGTAAATAAGATAAATCCTGGTACAGTAATAATTAACTCAGCTTTTTCAAATTGATATGACCTGAGCCAGAGTAGCAGGAGACAGAGAGGGCAATGTGAGTCAGAGCTGAGTGTGAACTGTCAGTGGGCAGCAGCTCCCATGGACCCAGGGAGGCAGCATTAGAGGGCTACACTCTGACCttgcttgatttatttttaaaagcgtGTTATTCTCCCATGCAagcatggagaagaaaatgttccCCCAGGTGACTGCAAATGCGCCCCTAGGGTCAGGAAGCCTTTGTAAGAAAATGATGTTTATTGTCAAtctttctcttgtgttattgtGCCTTTTCCTCAGATTCAACATAAGATTGTAAGttcatttctctaaaaatgacaTGTGTTACTGGATATGGAACAGGACAATAGGGTCACAGAGCCAGCCATTGTCTAATCTGACATTTCTTTTAGGAAGAGGATACTGAGGAAATCCATAGGAACCAACAAAAGAATAtactaaatttattttctgaggCCAAGATCTTTTGGGCTCAAAATCACCTAGTCCCTGTTTCCCATAGCTATTTACCGTCTTCCATGCCCAGCTCAACAGAAGCATGAGAA is a window encoding:
- the OR2D2 gene encoding olfactory receptor 2D2; translation: MRQTNQTQVTEFLLLGLSDDQHTQKLLFTLFLGVYLVTVLGNLLLMFLIQVDSQLHTPMYFFLCNLSLADLCFSTNIVPQALVHLLSRKKVISFTRCAAQLLLFLIFGCTQCALLAVMSCDRYVAICNPLHYPSTMTWRVCIQLAVGSWTSGILVSAVDTTFTLRLPYQGSNNVAHFFCEAPSILILASTDTHTSEMAIFLMGVVILLIPVSLILVSYGHIIVTVVRMRSAEGKLKAFSTCGSHLMVVILFYGSGIITYMTPKSYKEQKKLVSVFYAMVTPMLNPLIYSLRNKDVKGALRKVVIRNFPCRFGVFH
- the OR10A4 gene encoding olfactory receptor 10A4, coding for MMQGNWTVVNEFVLVSFSSLSSQLQALLFLLFLTIYLVTLMGNVLIILVTTADSALQSPMYFFLRNLSFLEIGFNLVIVPKMLGTLIIQDTTISFLGCATQMYFFFFFGAAECCLLATMAYDRYVAICDPLRYPIIMGRRACGQLAAASWFSGFPVATVQTTWIFSFPFCGPNRVNHFFCDSPPVIALVCADTSLFELEALTATVLFILFPFLLILGSYVRILSTIFGMPSAEGKRKAFSTCSSHLLVVSLFYSTAILTYFRPRSSNSPESKKLLSLSYTVVTPMLNPIIYSLRNSEVKAALRRAIRRTLGFRKL